Proteins encoded by one window of Mycolicibacterium sp. ND9-15:
- a CDS encoding DUF1697 domain-containing protein, whose amino-acid sequence MTRYAAFLRGVNVGGVNLKMADVAKAFEDVGFASVRTILASGNVLFESRWGVDAVREKAEKTLRDAFGYDAWVLAYPIEAVAAISQAYPFEREVPGHHSYVTFVTDERVLDELAGLAEDAAPEEKTERGDGVVYWQVPRTTTLNSTVGKTMGKKRYKSSTTTRNLRTLDKVLRWVDSDG is encoded by the coding sequence ATGACGCGCTACGCCGCGTTCCTGCGCGGGGTCAACGTCGGCGGAGTCAATCTCAAGATGGCCGACGTCGCGAAGGCCTTCGAGGACGTGGGATTCGCCTCTGTACGAACAATTCTCGCCAGTGGCAACGTCCTGTTCGAGAGCAGGTGGGGAGTCGACGCGGTGCGCGAGAAAGCGGAGAAGACGCTGCGCGATGCCTTCGGTTACGACGCCTGGGTGCTGGCCTATCCCATCGAGGCGGTGGCCGCGATCTCCCAGGCCTACCCTTTCGAGCGGGAGGTCCCCGGACACCACTCGTACGTGACGTTCGTGACCGACGAACGGGTTCTCGACGAACTCGCCGGCCTGGCCGAGGACGCCGCGCCCGAGGAGAAGACAGAGCGCGGCGACGGGGTCGTCTATTGGCAGGTGCCCAGGACCACGACGCTGAACAGCACCGTCGGCAAGACCATGGGCAAGAAGCGCTACAAGTCGTCGACCACCACCAGGAACCTGCGCACGCTGGACAAAGTCCTGCGCTGGGTAGATTCGGACGGGTGA
- a CDS encoding PPOX class F420-dependent oxidoreductase, whose translation MGRHVFDDKLLALIGGNSLGVLATIKRDGRPQLSNVSYHFDSRAMTIQVSITEPRAKTRNLRRDPRASIHVSSDDGWAYAVAEGDAVLTPPASAPDDDTVEALIALYRNIAGEHPDWDDYRRAMVDDRRVVMTLPISHVYGMPPGTR comes from the coding sequence ATGGGGCGTCACGTGTTCGATGACAAGCTGCTCGCGCTGATCGGCGGGAACTCACTGGGCGTCCTGGCGACCATCAAACGCGACGGCCGGCCTCAGCTGTCGAACGTGTCTTACCACTTCGATTCACGCGCGATGACGATCCAGGTGTCGATCACCGAACCGCGGGCCAAGACCCGCAATCTGCGGCGTGACCCACGTGCCTCGATCCACGTCAGCTCGGACGACGGCTGGGCCTACGCGGTCGCTGAGGGTGACGCGGTCCTCACCCCTCCCGCATCGGCGCCGGACGACGACACCGTTGAAGCGCTGATCGCCTTGTACCGCAACATCGCCGGCGAGCATCCCGACTGGGATGACTACCGACGTGCGATGGTCGATGACCGGCGGGTGGTGATGACGCTGCCGATCAGCCACGTCTACGGCATGCCACCGGGCACACGTTAA
- a CDS encoding DUF5302 domain-containing protein has product MAESPEDDTKRKFREALERKKAHAAGGAAHKDGGAKQPRAHGPVENRREFRRKSG; this is encoded by the coding sequence ATGGCCGAGTCACCGGAAGACGACACCAAACGCAAGTTCCGGGAAGCGCTGGAGCGGAAGAAGGCTCATGCGGCTGGGGGTGCCGCCCACAAGGACGGTGGCGCCAAGCAGCCACGGGCCCACGGGCCCGTCGAGAATCGCCGCGAGTTCCGCCGCAAGAGCGGCTAG
- a CDS encoding hemophore-related protein → MEQRHTGGRAPRFLAAAGVAAAMALAVAGAASAQPNPDPCSPAAVMRAHAAAMTQMADYLDSRPDVQQVFVDARGRATPQERHDVIKSYADSHPDVAAAFRNIHQPVQDLSTRCGLPMHPGMGPGGMGPGPMGPGR, encoded by the coding sequence GTGGAACAACGACACACGGGCGGACGCGCGCCGCGGTTCCTGGCCGCTGCGGGCGTCGCCGCAGCGATGGCACTGGCGGTCGCCGGCGCAGCGAGCGCCCAGCCGAATCCGGACCCCTGTTCCCCGGCAGCAGTGATGCGTGCGCACGCCGCCGCGATGACGCAGATGGCCGACTATCTGGACTCGCGCCCAGATGTCCAGCAGGTGTTCGTCGACGCCAGGGGCCGCGCCACTCCTCAGGAGCGACACGACGTGATCAAGTCCTACGCCGATTCCCATCCCGACGTGGCGGCCGCTTTCCGAAACATCCACCAGCCGGTTCAGGATCTGAGCACCAGGTGCGGCCTGCCCATGCATCCCGGCATGGGTCCGGGGGGTATGGGTCCTGGTCCGATGGGCCCCGGACGGTAG
- a CDS encoding MFS transporter: protein MFGTTMPTPMYALYGEQMNFSVVITTVIYAAYAGGVLFALLAFGRWSDVIGRRPLLLGGVAAALISAGVFLAADSLPLLLVGRVFSGLSAGVFTGTATAAVIEAAPPHWRTRAAAVATVANVGGLGAGPMVAGLLVEYAPQPLHLSFVVHIVLASLAGVAVLRVPETSPRSGRIALQRLSVPSQVRSVFIIAAIAGFAGFAVTGLFAAVAPSFVVDVIGIDNQALAGLIAGSIFAASAITQVVTNSMAPQRALAAGCGILVAGMTTLAVALQLSSLTGLIAAAVVSGIGQGMSFSRGLAAISEHSPPERRAEVNSTYFVIGYVAISLPVVGEGLAAQEWGLRTAGVSFAAIVAILALACLIGIMTQNRA from the coding sequence ATGTTCGGCACCACGATGCCGACGCCGATGTACGCGCTCTACGGCGAGCAGATGAACTTCTCGGTGGTGATCACCACGGTGATCTATGCGGCCTACGCGGGCGGCGTCCTGTTCGCGCTGCTGGCGTTCGGACGGTGGTCCGACGTGATCGGCAGGCGGCCACTGCTCCTGGGCGGCGTGGCCGCGGCGTTGATCAGCGCCGGGGTGTTTCTGGCGGCGGATTCGCTGCCGCTGCTGCTCGTCGGCCGCGTGTTCTCCGGACTGTCGGCGGGCGTCTTCACCGGAACGGCCACCGCCGCCGTCATCGAAGCCGCCCCGCCCCACTGGCGCACCAGGGCGGCGGCGGTCGCGACCGTCGCCAACGTCGGGGGCCTCGGAGCGGGTCCGATGGTGGCCGGCTTGCTCGTGGAGTACGCGCCGCAACCGCTGCACTTGAGCTTCGTCGTGCACATCGTTCTGGCGAGCCTGGCTGGTGTGGCGGTACTGCGGGTGCCGGAGACATCGCCGCGTTCCGGGCGGATCGCCCTACAGCGTCTGTCGGTGCCCTCCCAGGTGCGCTCGGTGTTCATCATCGCGGCGATCGCCGGGTTCGCCGGGTTCGCCGTGACGGGCCTGTTCGCCGCCGTGGCGCCATCTTTCGTGGTCGATGTCATCGGCATCGACAACCAGGCACTGGCCGGACTCATCGCCGGCTCGATCTTCGCCGCGTCCGCCATCACCCAGGTCGTCACCAACTCCATGGCGCCGCAGCGGGCGCTCGCGGCCGGATGCGGGATCCTGGTGGCCGGTATGACGACTCTGGCTGTGGCGCTACAGCTTTCGTCGTTGACCGGGCTCATCGCCGCTGCCGTCGTGTCGGGCATCGGGCAGGGCATGAGCTTCAGCCGCGGCCTTGCCGCCATCTCCGAACACAGCCCGCCCGAGCGCCGCGCCGAGGTCAACTCGACTTATTTCGTCATCGGCTACGTGGCGATCTCGCTACCCGTCGTCGGCGAGGGCCTGGCGGCGCAGGAATGGGGGTTGCGCACGGCGGGCGTCAGTTTCGCGGCGATAGTGGCAATCCTGGCGCTGGCGTGCCTCATCGGAATCATGACGCAGAATCGCGCCTGA
- a CDS encoding DUF485 domain-containing protein, whose product MRQSPSDTPVSGVEYRAVQASPEFQELRSRLRRFVFPMSALFLVWYSAYVMLGAFAREFMAIKVWGDINVGLLIGLGQFVSTFVITGLYVRFANRELDPRAEAVRAELEGGAA is encoded by the coding sequence ATACGACAATCACCTTCGGACACCCCGGTCAGCGGCGTCGAGTATCGAGCCGTACAGGCCAGCCCGGAGTTTCAGGAACTGCGAAGTAGGCTGCGCCGCTTCGTCTTCCCGATGAGCGCGTTGTTCCTGGTGTGGTATTCCGCGTACGTGATGCTGGGCGCGTTCGCCCGTGAGTTCATGGCGATCAAGGTGTGGGGCGACATCAACGTCGGGCTGCTGATCGGACTCGGCCAGTTCGTCTCCACGTTCGTCATCACCGGGCTGTACGTGCGCTTCGCGAACCGCGAGCTGGACCCGCGGGCCGAGGCTGTCCGCGCCGAGCTGGAAGGCGGCGCGGCATGA
- a CDS encoding DUF732 domain-containing protein: MRRVITPLVAAFVAAVALAGAAQAVPDQGTPAFDEYLQGLQRNGYHLNPDTAWRVAHQACIGGIPGYIGLELAAQGVVGPGAQQRVMDVARKYACPVQ, from the coding sequence ATGAGACGGGTCATCACACCTCTTGTTGCCGCGTTCGTTGCGGCCGTTGCCTTGGCCGGCGCGGCCCAAGCGGTGCCGGACCAGGGCACACCGGCATTCGACGAATACCTACAGGGCCTGCAACGCAATGGCTACCACCTGAATCCAGATACCGCGTGGCGCGTTGCGCACCAGGCGTGTATTGGCGGCATACCCGGATACATCGGTCTGGAACTGGCTGCTCAGGGCGTTGTCGGACCCGGGGCACAGCAGCGCGTCATGGACGTGGCCAGGAAGTACGCCTGCCCCGTCCAGTAG
- a CDS encoding HhH-GPD-type base excision DNA repair protein, producing the protein MPRLQLVQDPAADELLESNPFALLTGMLLDQQYPMEAAFAGPKKIADRLGGFDVREIGDYDPEKFIELCSKTPAIHRFPGSMAKRVQALAQLIVDRYDADAAALWTAGDPDGAEVLRRLKALPGFGEQKAKIFLALLGKQYGVSPQGWRKAAGDYGKAGSFLSVADVVDAGSLEKVRSYRKQAKAAAKAAKG; encoded by the coding sequence GTGCCGAGACTGCAGCTAGTTCAAGATCCCGCGGCCGACGAGCTGCTGGAATCCAATCCGTTCGCGCTGTTGACCGGGATGCTGCTCGATCAGCAGTACCCGATGGAGGCGGCGTTTGCCGGGCCGAAGAAGATCGCCGACCGTCTCGGCGGCTTCGACGTCCGTGAAATCGGCGACTACGATCCCGAGAAGTTCATCGAGCTGTGCTCGAAAACACCGGCCATTCACCGTTTTCCGGGCTCTATGGCCAAGCGCGTCCAGGCACTGGCTCAGCTGATCGTCGACCGCTACGACGCCGATGCCGCCGCGTTGTGGACCGCGGGTGACCCGGACGGTGCGGAGGTGTTGCGGCGGCTCAAAGCCCTTCCCGGGTTCGGCGAGCAGAAGGCGAAGATCTTCCTGGCGCTGCTGGGCAAGCAGTACGGAGTGAGTCCGCAAGGCTGGCGGAAGGCTGCCGGCGATTACGGCAAGGCCGGGTCGTTTCTGTCGGTGGCGGACGTCGTCGATGCCGGTTCGCTGGAGAAGGTGCGCTCGTACAGGAAGCAGGCGAAAGCGGCCGCAAAGGCTGCTAAGGGGTAG
- a CDS encoding recombinase family protein, translated as MTCMLGYATASTAEQGLEGQLAALNAAGVDPRRVFTDRLPESADRIGAGLHAMLSYARSGDTVIVVALDRLGRTGTEITRTIAELCDRGLRLRTLKEGLDTGSSTGRVVAAVIKTLARLDSEDSAVATP; from the coding sequence GTGACCTGCATGCTGGGCTACGCCACAGCCAGCACCGCCGAGCAGGGCCTCGAGGGTCAGCTCGCGGCGCTCAACGCTGCGGGCGTCGACCCTCGACGAGTATTCACCGACCGGCTCCCCGAATCCGCCGACCGTATCGGTGCGGGGCTGCACGCAATGCTGAGCTATGCCCGCTCGGGGGATACCGTCATCGTCGTCGCGCTCGACCGACTCGGCCGCACCGGCACCGAGATCACCCGCACCATCGCCGAACTCTGCGACCGCGGCCTTCGGCTCCGCACCCTGAAAGAAGGCCTTGACACCGGATCCTCGACCGGACGCGTCGTCGCCGCAGTCATCAAGACGCTGGCCCGCTTGGACTCCGAGGACTCCGCTGTCGCTACCCCTTAG
- a CDS encoding nitroreductase family protein — translation MDLYDVMRTTAAVREYTGDPLPDDVLERILDNARFAPSGGNRQGNRVVAVRDPRTREALIECAVPGTKRYIAQLRSGESPWNPLHPCGVDEQTIAAVHVPDRSPLRSAEVVLVVCVDLGVVAAFDQHLDRVGLISGASIYPFVWNILLAARNEGYGGVLTTAAVADEPRVRELLGIPGNYAVAALLPLGKPVRQPRKLTRRPVAQIATKERFDGDPLGI, via the coding sequence ATGGATCTCTATGACGTCATGCGCACGACGGCCGCGGTGCGCGAGTACACCGGCGACCCGCTGCCCGACGACGTCCTCGAGCGCATTCTGGACAACGCCCGCTTCGCGCCCAGCGGCGGCAACCGTCAGGGCAACCGAGTCGTCGCCGTCCGCGATCCGCGCACGCGCGAGGCGCTGATCGAATGCGCGGTACCCGGGACCAAGCGCTACATCGCACAACTGCGCAGCGGCGAAAGTCCGTGGAATCCCTTGCATCCGTGCGGGGTCGACGAACAGACGATCGCGGCGGTCCACGTCCCCGACCGGTCACCACTACGCTCTGCCGAGGTGGTGCTCGTGGTCTGCGTCGACCTGGGTGTCGTGGCGGCGTTCGATCAGCACCTCGACCGAGTCGGCCTGATCTCGGGCGCCTCCATTTATCCGTTCGTGTGGAACATCCTGCTGGCCGCGCGCAACGAGGGCTACGGCGGCGTGCTCACCACGGCCGCGGTCGCCGACGAGCCCCGCGTCCGGGAACTGCTCGGCATCCCCGGCAACTACGCGGTCGCTGCCCTGCTTCCGCTCGGCAAGCCGGTTCGCCAGCCGAGGAAGCTGACCCGCAGGCCCGTCGCCCAGATCGCCACCAAGGAACGCTTCGACGGCGACCCGCTCGGCATCTGA
- a CDS encoding DUF1059 domain-containing protein, whose product MKTHLNCPCGEAIVGKDEEDLVEKAQAHLSEKHPGREYDRDAILFMAY is encoded by the coding sequence ATGAAGACGCATTTGAACTGCCCGTGTGGCGAAGCGATCGTCGGTAAGGACGAGGAGGACCTGGTCGAGAAGGCCCAGGCGCACCTCTCCGAGAAGCATCCCGGCCGCGAGTACGACCGGGACGCGATCCTCTTCATGGCCTACTGA
- a CDS encoding Rv1157c family protein encodes MSARRMFATVAVAIGSSATLLVSGVVGVAGAEPPPPPPIDGAQAPGLSAVQGISPAIQQAAADPTNAASTLMAAAAVFAGDAIAPADSRNVAAAVNQFVAHNPAPGAVPGEQAHLPAGIDPAHAVGPVTEALPAPAPAPEAAPAPAPAPAPEAAPAPAPAPAPEAAPAPAPVPAPEAVPVAAPAPPAPDAAPGPAFGPDAPPTQDFLYPSISNGCLADGGNVLATAISVAGPAKIPTPGPGPGQTAYVFTAVGTPGPAAEQKLPLNVTWVNLTTGKSGSATLTPRSDINPEGPTTLTAIADTGSGSILSTIFGQVTTTERQCQFMPTIGSTVVP; translated from the coding sequence ATGTCAGCTCGAAGGATGTTCGCCACCGTCGCCGTCGCGATCGGCTCATCGGCCACGCTGCTCGTCAGCGGCGTGGTCGGTGTGGCCGGCGCGGAACCCCCGCCACCACCGCCGATCGACGGGGCGCAGGCCCCCGGCCTGTCGGCGGTCCAGGGCATCAGCCCGGCGATCCAGCAGGCCGCCGCCGATCCGACCAATGCCGCGTCGACGTTGATGGCGGCTGCCGCGGTGTTCGCCGGTGACGCGATCGCGCCCGCCGACTCACGAAATGTCGCCGCCGCGGTCAACCAGTTCGTCGCGCACAATCCCGCACCGGGCGCGGTGCCGGGCGAGCAGGCACACCTGCCCGCGGGTATCGACCCGGCGCATGCCGTCGGACCGGTGACGGAAGCATTGCCTGCACCCGCGCCGGCCCCCGAGGCCGCGCCCGCGCCTGCACCCGCGCCGGCCCCCGAGGCCGCGCCCGCGCCTGCACCCGCGCCGGCCCCCGAGGCCGCACCCGCGCCTGCACCCGTGCCGGCCCCCGAGGCCGTCCCCGTTGCAGCCCCTGCCCCACCGGCGCCCGACGCCGCGCCCGGTCCGGCCTTCGGCCCGGATGCGCCGCCCACACAGGACTTCCTGTACCCGTCGATCAGCAACGGCTGCCTCGCGGACGGCGGAAACGTGCTCGCCACGGCGATCTCGGTGGCGGGACCCGCGAAGATTCCGACGCCGGGCCCCGGACCCGGCCAGACGGCCTACGTGTTCACCGCGGTCGGCACCCCGGGCCCCGCCGCCGAGCAGAAGCTGCCGCTCAACGTCACCTGGGTCAACCTGACCACCGGCAAGTCGGGCAGCGCCACGCTCACGCCGCGGTCGGACATCAATCCCGAAGGGCCGACCACGTTGACGGCGATCGCCGACACCGGATCGGGCAGCATCCTCTCGACGATTTTCGGGCAGGTCACGACCACCGAACGGCAGTGTCAGTTCATGCCGACCATCGGCTCAACGGTCGTTCCGTAA
- a CDS encoding mannosyltransferase, whose product MPARLAAVAPVLLAISIAARLAWTYLLPNGANFVDLHVYVGGAGALDQPGTLYDYVYADQTPDFPLPFTYPPFAAVVFYPLHLLPFGFVALLWQLGIVAALYGVVRISQRLLGAGDRRVAMLWTAVGIWIEPLRSTFDYGQINVLLVLAVLYAVYSKRWWLSGLLVGLAAGVKLTPAISGLYFLGARRWGAAAFSAVVFFATVGVSALVVGDQTRRYFTELLGDADRVGPVGTSFNQSWRGGISRILGHDAGYGPAVLAGIAVTAVLAVLAWRAIGGASDRLGAIVVVQLFGLLLSPISWTHHWVWLIPLMIWLLHGPLRARVGARVLGWGWLTLTLIGVPWLLSFAQPTIWVISRPWYLAWAGLIYIVATLATLAWIAVGRRSSGASRVEDSDDSA is encoded by the coding sequence ATGCCCGCCCGACTGGCCGCGGTGGCACCTGTGCTGCTGGCGATCAGCATCGCGGCCCGACTCGCGTGGACATATCTGCTGCCCAACGGTGCGAACTTCGTCGACCTGCACGTCTATGTAGGTGGTGCCGGCGCACTGGACCAGCCAGGCACGCTCTACGACTACGTCTACGCCGACCAGACGCCGGACTTCCCACTGCCGTTCACGTATCCACCGTTCGCCGCCGTGGTGTTCTATCCGCTGCATCTGCTGCCGTTCGGATTCGTCGCGCTGCTGTGGCAACTCGGGATCGTCGCCGCGCTGTACGGCGTGGTGCGGATCAGCCAGCGGCTCTTGGGCGCCGGCGATCGGCGGGTCGCGATGCTGTGGACGGCGGTTGGCATCTGGATCGAACCGCTGCGCAGCACGTTCGACTACGGCCAGATCAACGTCTTGCTGGTGCTGGCTGTCCTGTACGCGGTGTACAGCAAGCGGTGGTGGCTATCCGGCCTGTTGGTGGGACTCGCGGCTGGAGTGAAGCTGACGCCGGCGATTTCCGGGCTCTACTTCCTGGGCGCGCGGCGATGGGGTGCGGCAGCGTTCTCGGCGGTCGTTTTCTTCGCCACGGTGGGTGTTTCGGCCCTGGTGGTCGGTGACCAGACGCGGCGCTACTTCACCGAACTGCTCGGTGACGCCGACCGAGTCGGCCCGGTCGGGACATCGTTCAACCAGTCGTGGCGCGGGGGGATATCCCGGATCCTTGGGCACGACGCCGGTTACGGGCCGGCGGTGTTGGCCGGTATCGCGGTGACGGCGGTGTTGGCGGTGCTGGCGTGGCGGGCGATCGGCGGCGCTTCGGACCGACTGGGTGCGATCGTGGTCGTACAGTTGTTCGGCCTGTTGCTGTCACCGATCTCGTGGACGCATCACTGGGTGTGGTTGATCCCGTTGATGATCTGGTTGCTGCACGGGCCGCTGCGCGCCCGGGTGGGCGCGCGGGTGCTGGGCTGGGGTTGGCTGACGTTGACCCTGATCGGCGTGCCGTGGCTACTGAGTTTCGCGCAGCCGACGATCTGGGTGATCTCCCGGCCGTGGTACCTGGCGTGGGCCGGGCTGATCTACATCGTCGCGACGCTTGCGACGTTGGCGTGGATCGCTGTCGGACGACGATCAAGCGGCGCCAGCCGCGTTGAGGACTCCGACGATTCGGCCTAG
- a CDS encoding 4a-hydroxytetrahydrobiopterin dehydratase → MAVLTDEQVDAALPGLPGWERADGALRRSVKFPAFLDGIDAVRRVGAHAEAKDHHPDIDIRWRTVTFALVTHSEGGITDKDVEMASDINGIIDQ, encoded by the coding sequence ATGGCTGTGTTAACGGACGAACAAGTGGACGCGGCACTGCCCGGACTGCCCGGCTGGGAGCGCGCCGACGGGGCCCTGCGCCGCTCGGTCAAGTTCCCGGCGTTCCTCGACGGCATCGATGCGGTCCGCCGGGTCGGCGCGCACGCCGAGGCCAAGGACCACCATCCCGATATCGACATCCGCTGGCGCACAGTGACTTTCGCATTGGTAACGCATTCCGAGGGCGGTATCACGGACAAAGACGTGGAGATGGCCAGCGACATCAACGGGATTATCGACCAGTAG
- a CDS encoding (deoxy)nucleoside triphosphate pyrophosphohydrolase yields MSNQPSNQIVVAGALISGSSLLVAQRDRPADLAGLWELPGGKVAAGETDEAALARELHEELGVAVSVGVRLGEDVALDPTTVLRAYLVTQTGGTLHPNDHRALRWITEAELDDLTWVPADRAWLGELRRALGG; encoded by the coding sequence ATGTCGAACCAGCCGTCGAACCAGATCGTCGTCGCGGGTGCCCTGATCTCCGGGTCCTCGCTGCTCGTCGCCCAGCGCGACCGGCCCGCGGATCTCGCCGGCCTGTGGGAGTTGCCCGGCGGCAAGGTGGCGGCCGGCGAGACGGACGAAGCCGCCCTGGCCCGTGAACTGCACGAGGAACTCGGCGTCGCGGTGAGCGTCGGCGTACGGCTCGGAGAGGACGTCGCGCTTGATCCGACTACGGTCTTGCGCGCCTACCTTGTCACCCAGACCGGCGGGACCTTGCACCCGAACGACCATCGCGCGCTGCGCTGGATCACTGAGGCCGAACTCGACGACCTGACCTGGGTGCCCGCCGATCGGGCCTGGTTGGGCGAGCTGAGGCGCGCGCTCGGCGGGTAG
- a CDS encoding FeoA family protein, giving the protein MSVDTSRTLADLAIGTVAEIVGLDSVAPHDVAQRLRHLGFRAGTTVSKLRTAPLGDPSVYRLLGYDTCLRRHEAAYIKVSDPS; this is encoded by the coding sequence ATGAGCGTAGACACGTCGCGCACGCTGGCTGACCTGGCGATCGGTACGGTAGCCGAAATCGTGGGCCTCGACTCCGTGGCGCCGCACGACGTGGCGCAGCGGCTGCGCCATCTCGGCTTCCGGGCCGGGACCACCGTCTCCAAGTTGCGCACCGCGCCGCTGGGAGACCCGTCCGTCTATCGGCTGCTCGGCTACGACACGTGCCTTCGCCGGCACGAGGCCGCGTATATCAAGGTGTCCGACCCGTCATGA
- the feoB gene encoding ferrous iron transporter B → MTAACHQDSGTVADSDQVRIALVGSPNAGKTSVFNHLTGLRARTGNYPGVTVARYLGTGRFRCEEHGVHKFTVEDLPGAYSLHPVSPDEKVVADVLHGRLPGITAPDAMAVVVDVTVLERSLSLVAQVLALGKPTMVILTMTDELAARGGHLDVDRFAAALGIPVVGVIGSRGKGFEPLRALLASPHNWGRAPIPPPRDDAEFNSWVASVLHAGRYRLPEPDRRSAHIDRVLLHPVFGSLIFVAVMFLLFQVIFTVAAPLQDLIEQFFSWLGPVAGDVIPNATLSGLVSGGIIGGVGAVLVFIPQIMLMFLLIALLENVGYMARAAFLVDRIMATTGLEGRAFVAMLSSVACAVPGIMATRTLPSSRDRIATSMAAPLMTCSARLPVYILLIGLLVDADARVGPLSVQGLAMFGLYVLGGASAMFTAWLFKSVVLGGDLLPFYMEMPPYRFPSIKSVVLTMWDSAKAFLRKAGTIILATSIVLWLLLNLPLRTAEIAGMDSSAAAAFVVDNSYAAALGKFIEPLFAPLGFDWRICVGLIGAIAAREVFVATMGQIFAAADPESPTDAVQTAVFMSGPHQGELLFTVPTTVALLVFFVYALLCMSTVATIRRETNSWKWPVVAWTYMFVLAWVAALLARHITIWLTG, encoded by the coding sequence ATGACCGCCGCCTGTCACCAGGACAGCGGCACCGTCGCCGATTCAGACCAGGTCCGCATCGCCCTGGTGGGCAGCCCGAACGCCGGAAAAACGAGTGTGTTCAACCACCTCACCGGACTGCGCGCCCGCACCGGAAACTATCCCGGCGTCACCGTCGCCCGGTACCTGGGAACCGGACGCTTCCGGTGCGAGGAGCACGGCGTCCACAAGTTCACCGTCGAAGACCTCCCGGGCGCCTACAGCCTGCACCCGGTCAGCCCGGACGAGAAGGTCGTCGCCGACGTGCTGCACGGCCGGCTACCGGGCATAACCGCTCCCGATGCCATGGCGGTCGTGGTGGACGTCACCGTGCTGGAGCGATCACTGTCGCTGGTGGCGCAGGTGTTGGCGCTCGGCAAACCGACCATGGTGATCCTCACCATGACCGATGAACTGGCCGCGCGCGGCGGCCATCTCGACGTCGACCGGTTCGCCGCGGCGCTCGGCATCCCCGTCGTCGGCGTCATCGGCAGCCGCGGCAAGGGTTTCGAACCGCTGCGCGCGCTACTGGCGTCCCCGCACAACTGGGGCCGCGCCCCCATCCCGCCGCCGCGCGACGACGCCGAGTTCAACAGCTGGGTGGCGTCCGTGCTGCACGCAGGACGATATCGGCTGCCCGAACCCGACCGTCGCAGCGCCCACATCGACCGAGTGTTGCTACATCCGGTGTTCGGCTCGCTGATCTTCGTCGCCGTGATGTTCCTGCTGTTCCAGGTGATCTTCACCGTTGCGGCGCCACTTCAAGATCTCATCGAGCAGTTCTTCAGCTGGCTCGGTCCGGTGGCCGGTGACGTCATCCCAAACGCCACGCTGTCCGGGCTGGTGAGCGGCGGCATCATCGGCGGTGTCGGCGCGGTGCTGGTGTTCATTCCGCAGATCATGCTGATGTTCCTGCTGATCGCGCTGCTGGAGAACGTCGGCTATATGGCGCGGGCGGCGTTCCTGGTCGACCGCATCATGGCCACCACCGGCTTGGAGGGCCGCGCGTTCGTCGCGATGCTGTCCTCGGTGGCCTGTGCGGTCCCCGGCATCATGGCTACCCGAACCCTGCCGTCGTCGCGGGACCGGATCGCCACCTCGATGGCGGCGCCGCTGATGACCTGCTCAGCGCGGCTTCCCGTCTACATATTGCTGATCGGGCTGCTCGTCGACGCCGACGCACGGGTCGGCCCACTGTCGGTGCAGGGCTTGGCAATGTTCGGGCTCTACGTGCTCGGCGGTGCCTCGGCGATGTTCACCGCGTGGCTGTTCAAGTCGGTGGTGCTCGGTGGCGACCTGCTGCCCTTCTACATGGAGATGCCGCCCTACCGGTTCCCGTCCATCAAGTCCGTGGTGCTGACGATGTGGGACTCGGCAAAAGCCTTCTTGCGCAAGGCCGGAACCATCATCCTGGCCACCTCGATCGTGCTGTGGCTGCTGCTGAATCTGCCACTACGCACTGCCGAGATCGCGGGCATGGACAGTTCGGCGGCGGCCGCCTTCGTGGTCGACAACTCCTACGCCGCGGCACTCGGAAAATTCATCGAGCCGCTGTTCGCGCCGCTGGGCTTCGACTGGCGCATCTGCGTTGGGCTGATCGGAGCGATCGCGGCCCGCGAGGTGTTCGTCGCGACGATGGGGCAGATCTTCGCCGCCGCCGACCCGGAAAGCCCCACCGACGCGGTGCAGACAGCGGTGTTCATGTCCGGCCCGCACCAAGGCGAGCTACTGTTCACCGTCCCCACCACCGTCGCGCTGCTGGTGTTCTTCGTCTATGCGTTGCTGTGCATGTCCACGGTGGCCACGATCCGCCGCGAGACCAATTCGTGGAAATGGCCCGTGGTGGCGTGGACCTATATGTTCGTGCTGGCGTGGGTGGCGGCGTTGCTCGCCCGCCACATCACCATCTGGCTGACGGGCTGA